One Saccharopolyspora erythraea NRRL 2338 genomic region harbors:
- a CDS encoding DUF488 family protein, with the protein MIGHSTHGFPSFVRLLRQHEVTAVADVRSVPVSRFTPQFNRGSVERGLRQAGIRYAFLGKELGARTDDTTCYVNGRVQYGRLAEKPEFVSGIERLMKGAQTERIAVMCTEGEPLDCHRTVLIARVLTERGVTIEHIHGDGRIESHTSAMERLMEMFGLAEADLFRTPVERLEEALSRQEHRIAYIDEELRSEGTAEV; encoded by the coding sequence AAGGCTGCTCCGACAGCACGAGGTTACGGCTGTCGCCGATGTGCGCTCGGTCCCCGTCAGCCGGTTCACGCCGCAGTTCAACCGGGGCTCGGTGGAACGCGGTCTGCGCCAGGCCGGCATCAGGTACGCCTTCCTGGGCAAGGAACTCGGAGCGCGTACAGACGACACCACCTGCTATGTCAACGGGCGGGTGCAGTATGGCCGCCTCGCTGAGAAGCCTGAGTTCGTCAGCGGCATTGAACGCCTGATGAAGGGGGCACAGACCGAGCGGATCGCTGTCATGTGCACTGAGGGCGAGCCGTTGGACTGCCATCGCACGGTGCTCATCGCGCGAGTGCTCACAGAGCGCGGCGTCACGATCGAGCACATCCACGGCGACGGGCGGATCGAGAGCCATACCTCGGCGATGGAGCGTCTAATGGAGATGTTCGGGCTGGCAGAGGCCGATCTGTTCCGGACGCCAGTCGAGCGTCTCGAAGAGGCGCTGAGCCGTCAGGAACACCGGATCGCGTACATTGACGAGGAGCTTCGCAGCGAGGGGACAGCAGAGGTATGA
- a CDS encoding DUF488 family protein, with amino-acid sequence MKIHTIGFTKKSAEKFFGLLRASGATTLVDIRLNNVSQLAGFAKRDDLRYFLGELCGMSYTHRPDLAPTQPMLDDYKKQRTGWAMYENRFLELMEQRRIEDAVPREQFGNAVLLCSEDKPHHCHRRLVAEYLAQHWDNVAIEHLT; translated from the coding sequence ATGAAGATTCACACCATCGGGTTCACGAAGAAGTCCGCCGAGAAGTTTTTCGGCCTGTTGCGCGCTTCGGGAGCGACGACACTGGTCGACATCCGGCTTAACAACGTCTCGCAACTGGCGGGTTTCGCCAAGCGGGATGACCTGAGGTACTTCCTCGGCGAACTCTGCGGTATGTCCTACACCCATCGACCCGATCTGGCCCCGACGCAGCCCATGCTCGACGATTACAAGAAGCAGCGCACCGGCTGGGCGATGTACGAAAACCGATTCCTGGAGCTGATGGAACAGCGGCGAATTGAGGATGCCGTCCCGCGGGAACAGTTCGGCAACGCGGTACTGCTCTGCAGCGAGGACAAGCCGCACCACTGCCACCGCCGGTTAGTCGCGGAGTACCTCGCGCAACACTGGGACAACGTCGCGATCGAGCACCTGACCTGA
- a CDS encoding TIGR02679 family protein yields the protein MTCPPRAWLAFRPSAARSCAGGRYLGRTVDLRSRLPSTLAPLWRVVHARLSSGRPVSRVRVGPLDADQRSAVADLLGMARLPGEHTTVSVQVLDRILRESLGVGVHEVVTELVGPVGDQAADRRRAAIERDELWSWLEGHPVVAMQPALSDWVAAVRRAGLSGGSVTQTREDLERALKVLAVLPASGIPLPVLAEQTLLDTHALDDGTRCSGLVLRALAAIYDRPSPVDASERRALWEQAGITDDELSSVVLAGGMRVDGDSVVGRVLRLCADAGQPSSLTLRQIRASELTSVPERVWVFENPSMLALALNRFGAACPPIVVTSGWPSSAGVLFLRKLAAAGCELHYHGDFDGEGLRIAAHVIARTGARPWRMSSGDYLAAVADGPPVGRTTPVPWDDELAEHLTRMGTTVSEERVATTLLDELTQRHPA from the coding sequence ATGACATGCCCCCCGCGCGCATGGCTGGCGTTCCGGCCGAGCGCCGCGAGGAGCTGTGCGGGCGGCCGGTATCTTGGACGGACTGTGGATCTCCGTTCGCGACTGCCGTCGACGCTTGCGCCGCTGTGGCGGGTGGTGCATGCCCGGCTGTCCTCCGGGCGACCGGTCAGCCGGGTTCGGGTGGGGCCACTGGACGCCGACCAACGCAGTGCCGTGGCGGATCTGCTCGGCATGGCTCGGCTGCCCGGCGAACACACCACCGTCTCAGTGCAGGTGCTCGACCGGATTCTGCGGGAATCGCTTGGCGTCGGTGTCCATGAGGTCGTGACCGAGCTTGTCGGCCCGGTGGGCGATCAGGCCGCTGACCGGCGTCGCGCGGCGATCGAACGTGACGAGTTGTGGTCGTGGCTGGAAGGCCATCCGGTGGTCGCCATGCAGCCAGCGCTGTCCGACTGGGTCGCGGCGGTGCGGCGGGCCGGACTCAGCGGCGGTTCGGTCACACAGACCAGGGAGGATCTCGAACGTGCGCTGAAGGTTCTCGCGGTGCTGCCCGCATCCGGCATCCCACTGCCGGTGTTGGCCGAACAGACACTGCTCGACACACACGCACTTGACGACGGCACCAGGTGTTCCGGCCTGGTGTTGCGCGCGCTGGCCGCGATCTACGACCGCCCGTCCCCCGTCGACGCATCCGAGCGGCGGGCGTTGTGGGAGCAGGCGGGCATCACCGACGACGAGTTGTCGTCGGTGGTCCTCGCCGGTGGCATGCGGGTTGATGGCGACAGCGTCGTTGGCAGGGTCCTCCGACTCTGCGCGGACGCCGGCCAGCCGAGCTCGCTCACCCTGCGCCAGATACGGGCAAGCGAGTTGACCAGTGTTCCAGAGCGCGTCTGGGTCTTCGAGAACCCGAGCATGCTCGCCCTCGCGCTCAACAGGTTCGGCGCTGCCTGCCCACCCATCGTGGTCACCTCGGGTTGGCCCAGCAGCGCCGGAGTCCTGTTCCTGCGCAAACTCGCGGCGGCAGGTTGCGAACTGCACTACCACGGCGACTTCGACGGCGAGGGGCTGCGCATCGCCGCGCACGTCATCGCCAGGACCGGAGCACGGCCATGGCGGATGAGCAGCGGCGACTACCTGGCCGCGGTCGCCGACGGCCCGCCGGTGGGCCGGACCACCCCAGTACCCTGGGACGATGAACTCGCCGAACACCTGACCCGCATGGGTACGACCGTGTCCGAAGAGCGGGTGGCCACTACTCTGCTGGACGAGCTCACCCAGCGACACCCTGCCTGA
- a CDS encoding TIGR02677 family protein, producing the protein MEPVRVPPEMFRFTSGDRAELYVSVLHAFGEANERLETALGLDDVRGRLRSVGWLDALEDSDLTSALEQLRDWNLVDVIQNHSENYRTAAEYERRNLQYSLTRQGEAALAGVVHAMSVLASSGALQTAVLDAISDRLGDLLEHGETGSDRQVFAILTELESHLDALRGNTKQFNGELQRLLRADGADLETFHEVKASTVAYLQEFVTNLEHRTHAIATRIGRLEDHGVEQLHQRALAGAELPQLSGTDPAPAWLEHRRARWEGLRAWFLPCDSTPPRVEQLHRVARRAIVTLLQVLDRITESRRRASSAVLDFRELARWFTVVPERDLHRLWSTVFGLSSARHAHLAHHDPELVSPSVSWSESPPVEVSPLLRTAGRTERFARTGRVRDVKALRAQRAERARAERAQLEAAWNLLDTGGAVRVSEFGELDHGIFERLLELLGRALSSAPDESGTRRGSTADGRIEILLRPPSDSAVAHLTTPRGVFSGPDYEIEINSLGARGHA; encoded by the coding sequence TTGGAACCGGTCCGCGTCCCGCCGGAGATGTTCCGATTCACCAGCGGAGACCGAGCCGAGCTCTACGTCTCGGTGCTGCATGCCTTTGGTGAGGCCAACGAACGTCTCGAAACCGCGCTGGGACTCGACGACGTCCGCGGTCGCCTGCGTTCGGTCGGCTGGCTCGACGCGCTGGAGGACAGCGATCTGACCAGTGCGCTGGAGCAGCTGCGGGACTGGAACCTGGTCGACGTCATCCAGAACCACTCCGAGAACTACCGGACCGCAGCCGAGTACGAGCGACGCAACCTCCAGTATTCCCTTACCCGCCAAGGGGAGGCAGCGCTGGCCGGGGTCGTGCACGCGATGAGCGTGCTGGCATCGAGTGGCGCGTTGCAGACTGCCGTGCTCGATGCGATCTCGGACCGGCTGGGTGATCTGCTGGAGCACGGCGAAACCGGCTCCGACCGGCAGGTGTTCGCCATCCTCACCGAGCTGGAAAGTCACCTGGACGCCCTGCGCGGCAACACAAAGCAGTTCAACGGCGAGCTCCAGCGTCTGCTGCGGGCCGATGGCGCCGACCTGGAGACCTTCCACGAGGTCAAGGCGTCGACGGTGGCTTACCTCCAGGAGTTCGTGACCAACCTTGAGCATCGGACGCACGCCATCGCCACCCGCATCGGCCGACTCGAGGACCACGGTGTCGAGCAACTGCATCAGCGTGCGCTGGCAGGCGCGGAGCTACCGCAGCTTTCCGGTACCGACCCGGCACCGGCGTGGCTGGAACACCGGCGCGCCCGTTGGGAAGGTCTTCGCGCGTGGTTTCTTCCCTGTGACAGCACGCCGCCGAGGGTCGAGCAACTTCACCGGGTGGCGCGCCGGGCGATCGTCACGTTGCTTCAGGTGCTTGACCGGATCACCGAGTCTCGCAGGCGGGCGAGCAGCGCGGTCCTCGACTTCCGTGAGCTGGCGCGATGGTTCACCGTGGTTCCCGAGCGGGATCTGCACCGGCTGTGGTCGACGGTTTTCGGGCTCAGCTCCGCCCGGCACGCACATCTCGCCCATCACGACCCGGAGCTGGTCAGTCCGTCGGTTTCCTGGTCGGAGTCGCCTCCGGTCGAGGTCTCGCCATTGCTTCGCACGGCTGGCAGGACGGAACGGTTCGCCAGGACCGGGCGGGTGCGTGACGTCAAGGCGCTGCGGGCACAGCGTGCCGAACGCGCGCGAGCCGAACGCGCGCAGCTCGAAGCGGCGTGGAACCTGCTCGACACCGGTGGTGCCGTCCGGGTTTCCGAGTTCGGAGAACTCGATCACGGGATCTTCGAACGACTCCTCGAACTGCTGGGGCGGGCGCTCTCGAGCGCGCCCGACGAGTCCGGGACGCGACGCGGCAGCACTGCCGACGGCCGGATCGAGATCCTGCTCCGGCCACCGTCGGACTCAGCCGTCGCCCACCTGACCACACCACGCGGCGTGTTCAGCGGCCCGGACTATGAGATCGAGATCAACTCTCTTGGCGCCCGAGGGCACGCATGA